From one Asterias amurensis chromosome 14, ASM3211899v1 genomic stretch:
- the LOC139947236 gene encoding popeye domain-containing protein 3-like: MEASTNGTGWVNGPTSCNGWTQSQPAVYQLGCFVIINGLLVPPNVGIYQALWLRICLVIGLFCHVLWAGPALCWPDGLAWEISALFANIGHLIYLSYLTYPVNFDDDVQKIYEALFKPFNVSRQQFRVLLDKGGEIYELDRTGHYAVEGRTRTDRVLSLLISGRMRVTAGGGFLHNVYPSQFLDSLEWQSNRSVTSASAGPSSFQVTVTADVDCRYIQWQRKDLDKFLRKEAFMRAVFETTIGKDINTKLYSINEDNDKPVAPPPSTQPTTNKMTLKQRSVPEIAEICLPDDEEEESGLLSHKWERALSLDDDAGIGGPPLHTTGGMGLTVPTGSGSTASLHSARSMVDIRASIASGRGADATRRSILGQAERPSRLNSMTSHTSEPMLEGSSKRSSYQSDDGHQFLNPDLRETHYVSSV; encoded by the exons ATGGAGGCCAGTACAAACGGAACTGGGTGGGTCAATGGACCAACTTCCTGCAACGGTTGGACTCAATCGCAACCTGCCGTCTACCAACTTGGCTGCTTTGTCATCATCAACGGCCTACTCGTCCCCCCTAACGTTGGTATATACCAGGCCTTATGGCTACGCATCTGCCTTGTCATCGGGCTCTTTTGCCACGTGCTGTGGGCCGGACCAGCACTATGTTGGCCTGATGGTCTGGCGTGGGAGATTTCTGCCTTATTCGCCAACATCGGTCATCTCATCTACCTCTCCTATCTCACCTACCCAGTGAATTTTGACGACGATGTGCAGAAGATATACGAAGCTCTCTTTAAGCCATTCAACGTCAGTCGGCAGCAGTTTCGCGTGCTGCTTGACAAAGGAGGGGAAATCTACGAACTTGACAGAACGGGGCATTATGCAGTGGAAGGACGAACGAGAACAGACCGGGTACTGTCCTTACTGATTTCCGGAAG GATGAGAGTTACAGCTGGTGGTGGTTTCTTGCACAATGTCTACCCATCTCAATTCCTCGACTCTCTCGAATGGCAGAGCAACCGGTCTGTTACTTCGGCATCAGCTGGCCCATCTAGTTTTCAG GTAACCGTAACTGCAGATGTTGACTGTCGGTACATTCAATGGCAGAGGAAAGACCTTGACAAATTCCTCAGAAAGGAGGCTTTCATGAGGGCAGTCTTCGAGACAACTATCGGTAAAGACATCAACACTAAACTTTACTCCATCAACGAGGACAACGATAAGCCAGTTGCACCACCACCGAGCACCCAGCCTACAACCAACAAGATGACCCTTAAACAGAGGAGCGTGCCAGAAATAGCTGAGATCTGCTTACCAGATGATGAGGAAGAAGAAAGTGGGTTACTCTCTCATAAATGGGAGCGGGCGCTTTCACTGGATGATGATGCTGGGATTGGTGGTCCGCCATTGCACACTACCGGGGGAATGGGCTTGACTGTACCCACAGGATCGGGAAGTACAGCCAGTCTGCATTCGGCACGATCCATGGTGGACATCAGAGCGAGTATTGCATCGGGGAGAGGTGCTGACGCAACGCGCCGTTCAATCCTCGGCCAAGCAGAGAGGCCCTCGAGGCTCAACAGCATGACGTCACACACAAGCG AACCAATGCTAGAGGGCAGTTCTAAGAGAAGCAGCTATCAGTCAGACGATGGTCATCAGTTCCTCAACCCAGACCTCAGAGAAACACACTATGTATCTTCAGTTTAA
- the LOC139947237 gene encoding dehydrogenase/reductase SDR family member 6-like produces the protein MAGRLNGKTVVATACAQGIGRATAETFAREGARVIATDINVEKLKELEGIPGIEIRKLDATDNDAIKALAAEIETVDVLFNCVGIVENGTILDTTDEDFDLSVNVNIKTAFYMIKAFLPKMIAKKSGSIINMSSVASSIKGVTNRCIYAMTKAGIIGMSKGVAADFVKDGIRCNCICPGTVDTPSVRERMTVWGKEYFMKRQPTGRFGTPQEVANVALFLASDESSFVNGSEYRVDGGWVI, from the exons ATGGCGGGCAGACTGAATGGGAAGACTGTCGTAGCTACAGCATGTGCCCAGGGCATTGGTAGAGCAACTGCTGAA ACATTTGCCAGAGAAGGTGCTAGAGTTATTGCAACAGACATCAATGTGGAAAAGTTAAAGGAGCTGGAGGGAATACCAG GCATTGAGATCCGTAAGTTGGATGCGACTGACAATGATGCTATAAAGGCACTTGCAGCTGAGATAGAAACTGTTGACGTCTTGTTCAACTGTGTGGG GATTGTAGAAAATGGAACTATTTTGGATACCACAGATGAGGACTTTGACCTATCCGTCAATGTTAACATCAAAACTGCATTCTACATGATCAAAGCATTCTTACCTAAG ATGATTGCAAAGAAATCAGGAAGCATCATCAATATGTCTTCGGTAGCATCCAGCATTAAAG gggtTACCAATCGTTGCATCTATGCTATGACCAAAGCAGGCATTATTGGCATGTCCAAAGGTGTTGCTGCAGATTTTGTGAAAGATGGTATTCGCTGTAACTGCATATGTCCTGGAACAGTGGATACACCTTCTGTACGGGAACGAATGACAGTTTGGGGTAAAGAG TACTTCATGAAAAGGCAGCCTACAGGTCGCTTTGGAACTCCTCAAGAAGTGGCCAATGTTGCGCTGTTTCTTGCATCTGATGAA TCAAGCTTTGTGAATGGCTCTGAGTACAGAGTGGACGGTGGATGGGTAATTTGA